The region TATGATAAAAAATAATATACTTGCAATGAGGGACATATTAATCACTCTAAAAAAAGTTTGTTTTTTAGACAATATAAAACCTAGAGATACGATAATTATAAAACTTAAATATACAGACAGAACGGGTTGGTATCCTAATAAAAAATCTGATATTAAAAGAATTGTTGTTGGTAGTATAAATGCTAAACGCTTATCGTACAAAAATGTTCCAGAAAATAAAGCAATTGCTCCAATTGCTGTCATATTAGGAGGGTGAGGAATGATTCTAGTTAATACTCCTAATAATATAAAAAAAATGATTAGTAAATTATTTTTGTGCGTCATGAATTTTTTATTTAGTCAAAAATATAAAAAATATCCAATTGAAAATGTTTAGTTAGCTTAAATGATTTAGAAATTAATGTAAAAAGATATATTAATTATTGCTAACTTATTTATTTGTTCATTAGATAAGAATATTATTCATTATATTTATGATATCATTACTTTGTTTAAAATTTTTACTATGAAATATTTTTTTACTTTTTTTAGTATAATATTTTTTAATATTCATTTATTTGCTCAAGATAACGATATTGAAGGCTGTATGGATGTTGCAGCATTGAATTACAACGATAATAATAATATATCAAACCCTGATTTATGTGATTACCCAACAGATTGCTCTGATAATCAGCAATTAACTATGATTGATGTTTCTATAGGAAATTGGTCTAGTGAAATTACATGGGATATTATGAACATGGATGGTGATATAATTGCAAATAGTCCACCCTTAAATACTTTTTATGAAGATTATCAAATATATACAACATATGCTTGTATAAATGTTAATGAAACGTATTTTTTCAACTCATATGACTCATATGGTGATGGATGGAATGATAATGGGTCATTTCAGTTAAGTATTTGCAATGGAGGAGTGATTGTTGCTAATAATATTAATATTCCTGACTACGGTGTCGTTGAAGAGTTTACTATTTCATCTGAAAATTGTGATTTATATGGTTGTATGGATGATACTGCATGTAACTATGACGGAATGGCTCTTTTCCCTTCAGCTTGTATTTATCCACCAATCTACTATGATTGTACAGGAAATTGTATAAATGACATCAATGGGGATGGTATATGTGATGAATTAGATGTCTTTGGTTGTACAGATGAACAGGTTATTAATTTTGATGAATTTGCAACTTTTGATGATGGCTCTTGTCTTTATGATTTAAATTGTAATGGCAACGAGATTCAAATCGACATCATAATTTCCACAGATTCCTATCCATATGAAACTTCATTTACTTTAAATGATAATGAAGGAGTTGTATGGGCATCTGAAGATGAAATTTTTACTATTGATTATAGTGCATATCCTTTTCAGTATTGTTTACCAATTGATGGTTGTTATATTTTTACACTATATGATAGTTATGGGGATGGTATTTTTTCTGGAGGTGGCGTTCAAGTCTATTATGAAGAAAATTTAGTTCTTGATAATCCAAATTTTCAATATAATAGCTCTATTACCATGAATTGCCCTCCTGGTTATGATTGTAACACTGCTATAGATATAGACTTAGGTTCTTATCAAACAGGGAATAACGATTATTGGTATATTTTTACTGCTGACTTAAATGGGCAGTATGATATAAATACTTGTGAGTCTAATTGCAACACAGTGATTTATATTTATGATTACTGTACAGGATTAGTTGTTTCTGATTATAATGATGGAACTGTTTATTATAATGATGACTTATGTGGGTTACAGTCGCAAGTATTTCCACTTATGGAAGAAGGCGATAGTTATTATATTAGAATTAAAGGAGATTGTGAAAATATTGATTGGGAACTAAATTATATAGGTCCTGTTCAGGGTTGTACAGATAATACTGCATGCAACTTTAATCCTATTGCTGAATCTGATGATGGTTCTTGTATATATCCTGGAGATCCAGATTGTGTAAATGGGCCTGATCTTCTAGTTATGCCATTTTAATCTAGTATGTATTTACAAGCATATGAGAATGAGGATGGTTGCGCAATTGAAGAAGGTTGTCTTACAGGTTATGGGGATAGATCGATTATACGTTTTGATACATGGATTAAAAATGTTGGTAATGTAGATTATTTTATTGGATCTGTATCTGATAATGAGGAAACAAATCAGTTTGAATGGGATATGTGTCATAACCATTGGCATTATAAAGGTTATGCAGAATATGTTCTATTTGATTCTGATGGACAAATTATTCCTGTTGGATTTAAAAATGGCTTTTGTGTTATGGATTTAGAATGCAGTGGCGATGATGAACTAGGTGTTCCGGTAGGAAATTTTACATACGGTTGTAGTGTTATGGGTATTTCAGCTGGATGTGGAGATATTTATGGTTCAGGTCTTTCATGTCAATGGATTGACATTACAAATGTTCCAGATGGAGAATATACATTCGTAGTAAGAACTAACTGGGATCAAGATCCTGATGCTATGGGCAATATAGAATTAAGCTATGAGAATAATTGGGAACAAACTTGTATAGGTGTATTCACAAATACTGATGGAGTAAAAGATTTTTACATGGCCGTAGATATTGATGGAGATGGAATTGAAAATATTAATGATCCTGATATTGATGGAGATGGAATTATGAATGGTGTTGATGATGATTCAGATGGTGATGGAGTTATGGATGATGTTGATACTAACCCTTTTGGTCTTTCAGAATGCCCTGTTTATACAGATTGTAATGGAGAAGAATTTGGAAATGCTCAATATGATTGTAATGGAATTTGTGGTGGAGAATCACTTACTGGAGACATGAATTTAGATTTATTTTTAGATTCATATGATATGCAAAATTACGCATCCGAAATTATCGCAGATGATTGGAGTATAAATAGTTGTAATGATTTAGATTCTGATGGAGAGTTAACTGTTTCTGATATTGCTCTTCTTGTTAATTGTGTGGAAAATTTTGATGATGTAAACAGAGATAATCAATCCGAACCATGTAGTTTTGGTCTAGAGGTTACAAATCCAAATGACACAGTAACTTTGAGTATCGGTGGTATAAATTTATTAGAACAATACGTTGATATTCATATTTTAAATCCTAATAATGAAGTGTTAGGTTATCAGTTTAATATGGGTAATATAACTATTTCATCTGTTGAAAA is a window of Flavobacteriales bacterium TMED191 DNA encoding:
- a CDS encoding T9SS C-terminal target domain-containing protein — encoded protein: MYLQAYENEDGCAIEEGCLTGYGDRSIIRFDTWIKNVGNVDYFIGSVSDNEETNQFEWDMCHNHWHYKGYAEYVLFDSDGQIIPVGFKNGFCVMDLECSGDDELGVPVGNFTYGCSVMGISAGCGDIYGSGLSCQWIDITNVPDGEYTFVVRTNWDQDPDAMGNIELSYENNWEQTCIGVFTNTDGVKDFYMAVDIDGDGIENINDPDIDGDGIMNGVDDDSDGDGVMDDVDTNPFGLSECPVYTDCNGEEFGNAQYDCNGICGGESLTGDMNLDLFLDSYDMQNYASEIIADDWSINSCNDLDSDGELTVSDIALLVNCVENFDDVNRDNQSEPCSFGLEVTNPNDTVTLSIGGINLLEQYVDIHILNPNNEVLGYQFNMGNITISSVENLVDDYDMEPSFSTDGMIIGVSYLDSLIMKNYDPAPLCRVYFSSIGENTCIEDIIDVVNQDYENVIAINNTESCVQSISTASYLGTSFAIYPNPAEDLLAIKLISQDASNVDISIKSLLGQTLLKKQFVDNNLYQEIDVSNLSNGIYFVELQIDKMIFTKRIIIE